From the Jilunia laotingensis genome, the window CTTGAGAACAGGCAGAATAAGGGATGGGATACCTATTTACCGGCTCACGGATTATTGATTTACCATTATGATTATACGCAGGAAATGGTAGAAAAATATTGGTCGGTCAATGGACCGAATAATAACGCGACTCATCGTTGTATGTATATCAAAGCGGCAGATGGCATCGATGATACAAACACACGTAATGGAGATACTTATCCAGGGCGTTCGGGAAATACGGAATTTACCGATACTTCCGTTCCCAATGCATTGAACTGGAAAGGAGAAAAAACAAATACTCCTATTACCAATATATTGGAAAAGGAAGGCATTGTCTATTTTCAGGTAAAAGGTGGTGTAGAGAATTGGGCTGTTATTCGTACAGAAGTACCGGAAGATATTAGGGATACTTCTGTAAAGGTCACAGCGACATTAAAAAATAAAACGCAGGATATTACGGAAATGGGATTTTGTTGGGCTTTAAAAGAAGAACCCACTATCCAAGGAACTCATCAAAGGGTGGAAGTAGCAGATCAAATAAATTATACTATAACAGGTCTACAACCGGGAAGCATTTATAATGTAAGAGCATATATGCTGCAAGCCGACGGAACGGTGGTGTATGGGGCTGCCATTCCTTTTACTACTGAATGCAAAGTTGCTGTTGCACCTTATATCGGTGATTTTACGTCATGGACTAACGGTGAACCTGATTGTTGGAAGGTCATTGATAATAACGGTGACGGTACTACTTGGATTTTTGATGAAAGTTCCGGTGGCATAGTCTATCAGTTTGATTATTGGAATAATGCAGATGATTGGTTGATATCGACCCGAATGCTGGTACCTGAAAACGGAAGTCTCTATTTTATGCGTGGAGTGACAGAAAGTACTACTTTAGAAAAATTGGATGTATATATCTCTACACATTCCCGTGAATTGAAAGATTTCCATTTACTGAAGCATTTTTCGTTTGCCGATAGGTTTGGCGAAATGGTTCCAGAGGAGATTGATTTGAGTGAATATGTTGGAAAAGAAGTGTACATTGCTTTTGTTTGTCGTTCTGAGAAACTTCAGAATAATCTTTGGTTATGGCAGATTTATTTGACAAGTAGGTTGGGTACTCCTACTATTACTAAATTTGAGAAGGCTGGAGAAGGAACATTAAATGTAGAATGGACATCTGTTTCGGATGCTAAGAAATATTTTCTTGAATTTTCGGAAGTGACGGATGAAGTTTATACCACTTCCGTATTTGTTCCTATCACATATTTTACCCGTTTGGAGGGGCAAGTAGAAGCTAATACAGGTTCGTTGAACTTTACAGGGAGCGGAATCGCTGAGACGAGAAATTTTGCTGATGGCATTACTAACTGTTTGTTTATCATTACTTCTTCCGGTCCTACGGGTACTACCGTTTTCAATGTAGAAGGTACTTTAGACGGTACCACTTGGGAACAGATAGGACCTACTCAAAGAATTTCGGAATTCAATAGTGAAGGGATTGAGATGATATTGACCGACTATATGAAAGGGAAAAAATATCTCAAAGTACGATTCAATTGTCAATATGGAGGTCGAAATATCCGTTTGAAATATCTTACACTTGAATACAATGACGGTAAGGTCTGGAATCAACTCGCTGCGGGCGCAGTGAATGGAACATCCATACCTATCGAAGAGACAACACCTGGTGAATTTACTGCAGGTAAAACTTACGTTGTACAAGTATATGCCGGTGACGGAATGTTGTTTTATGGAGGATCCGATCCTGTTTATTTGACGACGTCAACCGGTATCGAAGATGCTATGCACGAATCGGATGTTCGTTTTACCACAAATGGAAGTGTTATCTATGCTAAGGGTTTGAATGCAGGTGACAGAATTATTTGTACAACTACTTCCGGGCTTATCCTTTATGATGCTGTTGCAAACGGTACTGAACAATCTTTCCCAGTTAATGGATATGAGGGGATTGTTATGATCCGTCTGATCAAACAGGAGGGTAGTAGTACGACCAAGCTCATTATTAAATAATAAAAAGACGAGGACAAGATTATGAAATACATTAAATATTTACTTCCTATAGTAGCTGTTGGCTGTTTTTTAGCTTATGCTGCGAATGAACCGGAGAATTTGAAGATTTTACCTAAACATCCGGCTACGCCTCCGGTTGAACAGGGGGCACCGGCTCCAACACCCATTCAATTGGCAGGAGCAGAGGATGGAATCCCTTATGGGCTTCATACGGTGAGTGTCGATGAGAAGGCGGTGACCATACAGTGGAATAATCCTGAACCGATGGATGGTTATTTTGATGACTTTGAAGGACATTCCGATTTTGTTATAAACTCGCCCGGAAGCATCGGTTGGGATTATCTGGATCAGGATAATGCCAACACTTATACTTGGTCGGCAGCTTCGTTTCCTAATCAAGGGCAGAAGATGGCATTTATTATCATGAATCCTTCACAAACGGCTCCTTCAACAAGTGACTGGCCGAATATTCAACCATTTTCGGGCAAGAAGATGTTAGTTGCATTTTGTGCTACGACTCAAAATAACGATTATATAATTTCGCCTGAATTGAAATTTTCAAAAGATTTTCAGATCAGTTTTCAAGCAAAGACTTATAGTGATAGAGATGGTTTGGAACGTGTCCGTGTGGGTTACTCCACTACAGGTAAGCGTCCGTCGGATTTTACTTATGTGACTAAATTACCTTATGAAGAGGTTCCGGTAGAATGGACACTTATGCAGTATACCATCCCTAAAAATGCTAAATATGTGATGATCAACTGTGTATCCGATGATGCTTTTATGCTTTTGATTGATGACATCTTTATCGGAACAAATAAAATACGTCCGAAGGTCAAGTCGGAAGATAAGCAACTGATTGGGTTCAATATTTATCGAAATGGGGAAAAAGTGAATCAGATGCCGATAGAACAGATTATTTATACGGATAATGTACCTGAATTCGGTGATTATCGGTATGCGGTCAGTTGCGTTTATTCGGATAATAGTGAATCAGAACATTCGGAACTACTTGATGTTAAGGTACCCGATACCCGCTTATTGCCTTTTGAAGATGATTTCAGCAATTGGACATTGGATCCGGATAAGTGGAGTACTCCTGTTGATGAAGAGGGAAATGATAATAATTGGAAAATAGATTATTTTACTTATGGTTTGGTAGATCCAGCGGCTACATATGCCTATTCGCGTCTTCAAAATTATTCTCAGTCACTCATTACACGTGAACTCAGAACGGTTGATCCTGATAATACGTTTTTGCGATTTGAATTGCGGTTACTTAATTATAGGAGTATAGACGGTGATACTCTTTCCGTAGAGTTGTCTGTGGATAATAAAAACTGGAAACGGGTGAAATACTTCTGTAATGAGGAGGGAACTTTCACTTGGCGTGCCGAACAATTTGATTTGAAAGATTATTTAGAAGGACGGGAAATGTTCCGTATACGGTTCAGGGCACATGGTGATGAGGCTTTTTATTTGGATTATTGGTATGTAGATGATATTAAGATTTGGAATCCGCAATGGACTACTGCTCAAATGACAGTCAAGCAATCAGGAGCTACAGTTTCCGGATGTCTGGTGACATTGACTGCCGATCATGGAGCAATTATCCAAGCGATGACGAGTGCCAATGGGGTGATTAATTTCCCAAAAATAGAAAAGGGAAAATACGAAGTCGTTATTTCGAAAGACGGCTATAACGCTTATAAAGAAACATGGGAAGTACAAAATGATACAGATAACAGGTTTACTGCTACATTGACACGTCCCGATTTGAAGGTCGATAATGCAGATCTTTCAGTTGAATTGAAAGCTGAACAAACGACAACTCGTTCGATTACCCTGAAAAATGACGGAGATGGACAAGTTAAATGGAATCTAGCACCTTTATATGAAGCAAATTCAGGTAGTATTGAACACAGATGGGATGTGCAGCATTCTTTTAATGCATCGAGTGACTTACAGTCTTCCATTGCCTTTGACGGTGAGAATTTTTATACCGCTTCTTGGTTTTATTTGGGTAAATATTTTAAGTATGATAAAGAAGGAAACTTTATTGAAGAATTCTCTATTTCGGGTATGTATTATAAATTGTATGACTTGGCATTCGATGGACAATATTTTTATGGAAGTGATGGAACCAATACACTGTTCCAGTTGGATTTGCGCAATAAACGGTTGATAAAAGAAATTGTTATCAGTGATCAAACCGATTTGGAGATTACCCATTGTAGTTATGATTCGCGCAATGATCAGTTCTGGGTAGGAGGATACAATTCAATAGGCCGGGTTGACCGTGAAGGGAACATTAAGGTAAGTTTCCGTAATATATCTACGGAAATGGAAGTCAGCAGTTCCGGATCTGCCTTTGATAATATAACTCCGGGTGGTCCTTATCTTTGGTTTAGTAGCCAAGAGACTTCCGGGCATAATAGTATGGATATGACGCAGATCATACAATATAATATTAATACACGCAAGATTGTTTCCACTCATTCTACAATGGATATTCCCGGTTATAAAGTTGGTAATTATGTTACAGGGCCGAATTACCTGACAGGAATGGAAGCTACGACAAGTTTTAAAGACGGTACGTTGACTTTGCTTGGAGTTTTACAGCAGTCTCCATCACGAATTTTTGCTTATAACCTTTGTGATGTTAATAGCTGGTTGTCTTACACTCCTAAGAGTGGTACATTGGAAGCTGGGGAGGAACAAAAACTGACTGTGGCTATAGATGCTCGTAACGGTGAGGTAGGACAAAGCTATACATCCGATCTTTCGCTATATTCTGTTCCAGATATAGGTATAAAAAAATTGAGTGTAAAATATACTGTTACAGAAGCTTCCGAAACTCCGCGTCCTATTAGACTTTCAGCAACAGGTGAGGGGAATACGGATGTGAAATTGACCTGGGAAAAAGGAAGTACGAATAAACAGCCGGTTGGCTTTTATATATATCGTAATGGAAAGAGAGTGAATGAGTCAGTTATTAATGCTACTGAATATTTGGATAGGAACTTGTTGCATGGAAATTACAAATATACCGTAACGGCTGTTTATGCGAATAATAAAGAGTCCGTACATTCGGATGAAGCGATTGTTACGATCAAATTCGGGGCTCCCTATTATTCACCGACCGGGTTGACTTCCAGTGTGAAGCAAAATCGTCAGGTGTTTCTCTCGTGGCAATTGCCTGATGAAAAAACAAAGACTCCGGTAGATTTGCGATGGGATAGTGGTACAAATGAGGAATCATTCGGAATTGGTGAAGGTGGATACTTTTGGGCAGGAACTTTATGGGAGTATGAAGATTTGATCGCTTATCGGGGAATGTCTCTTGATGAGGTCAGCGTATTTATAAAAGAACGTTGCCTGGCACTTTCTTTGAAGCTGTATAAGGATGATGATTGCATTTTGACACAGCAGATTAAAAGTTCCGATATTCGGTATGGTGAGTACAACATGGTTAAATTGAATGAGCCGGTTCATATAGAAGCGGGATACAGTTATAAAGTAACTTTCTTGGTTATGCATGAAGCTGGTATGCATCCGATAGGCATGGATGCTTCTGCATCGGTTGATGGGAAAGGAAATATTATCTCGATGGATGGGAAAGAATGGTATCCTGCTAACTATGAAGGAATTGATGGCAACTTCAATATTTCAATTCACTTGTCACCTTCCAATGGATCGACTGATTTAATTCCGGCCGGTTATAATGTATACCGTAATGGTGCGAAGATCAATAGTAGTGTTGTGAAGGAAAGAACTTTCTCGGATGAGGTGAGACAGGCTGGCATTTATGCTTATCAGGTATCTACTCTATATGAGAATGGTGGCGAATCCGGTTTAAGTGATATTGCTGAAGCTGAGATTATCGAGATAGGAATGCCGCATGCTCCTTCATTATTGAAAGCGGATGTAGAGTTAAATCGCACGATCCGTTTACGCTGGAATTTTCCGTTGGCTACAGAAAGCTCATTCCCTATTGACCTTACTCGCATACCGGTAACTTGTCAGGAAAACTATCCTGAATTTGTTCATATGTTCCGTGGGCATTTTCCCAGTGAGATGGCTGTTGCTTCTGATGGGGAATATATTTATACATCTTTATTTAAGGCTAAAGGTACTATTAATAAATATTCATTGAACGGAGACTTTATCGAGAGCTTTGATGTTAATAACCAGTTGAATGGGATACGTAATTTGGCTTTTGACGGAACGGACTTTTATGTTTCGGATTGCAATAGTTTCATATATAAAGTGGATATGGAGAACAAGGTTCTTAGTGATACCCTGTCTATTTCCGAAATAGCACGCCACCTTACTTATATACCCGATCTGGATGAAGGACGTGGGGGATTTGAAGTCGGTGATTGGGAAACAGGTATATATGTTAATAAGAAAGGAGCTAAATTGGGTGGTGCAAATGTTTATAAAGGAGCGGCGGGAACAGCCTATTATAATGGAGTCCTTTATGCTTTTGAACAGGGTTATGAGAATCCATATTCCATATGTATGTATGATTATAGGACCGGTACACAGACCGGGCGTATTGATCTGGCGGATTATCTGGAGATCAAACCGGAATTGGGTGCATCTGCCGGAGGAATGAGTGTCATTACGACGAAAGAGGGACTTCATTTGCTGGGACTTGCCTTGCAGGAACCGTCTAATACTCGTTTTATTTTCCTCGATTTGGATGGAGTAAAGGGAGTAGAAGGATATAATATTTACTGTAACGGAGAGAAGTTGAATGATTCTCCGTTGAAATTCCGTTACTTTGAAGAAGTACGTAGTACGGCTGGTGAATATACTTATGAAGTTGAGACAGTTTACATAGATGGTACTACTTCTGCCAAATCCAGACAAGCTACTATCGAGATTATTGAAGCAGGCAATTGTGATGCTCCAATTCAGCTTAAGGTACAGCAGTCTACTTATCCGTACAACGTTATTTTGTCATTTGTCGATCCGGCAATTACGACAGCTTCGATGTATGAAAGTGCTGAATCGGGGACAGTCGGTTCTCCTTTCAGTTCTTCTGGTTGGCAAAATGTAGAGGATACTTGGTTAGTTACAGGGGACGATGCTTATGAAGGTAATAAGGCTTTAACTGCGGACAATAGAAGAACTGCATGGCTGATTTTGCCGGTAAGTGGATTTGATGATAATTTCGTATTCTCATTGGTTGCTCGCAGCAAAGACGATCATCATGGTAATGGAACTTTGCAGATACTAAGTTCTGCACATGGCGATCGGTTGGACGACTTTATTCAAGTTGCCGCTATTACTACTAATGAAGAGTGGAAACAGTTTAGTTATCCATTCTCTGCTGAAACTAAATATATTGTGATTCGGCAGCATGCGGATGCTATTCCTTCCATGATAGATGCGATCAGCTTGAATGAAAATGCCATAGATGCCATTTATGGTTATGACATTTACCGGGATGGAGAAAAGGTAAATGATGAAGCGGTAAGTGGTATTAGTTATACTGATCATAATCTGTTGCCCGGTGAATACACTTATCAGGTGAAGGCTCATTACAGGACTTCTTGCATCAGTGATTTCAGTGACAAAGCAGTTATTGATGTGAAGTATAGTAATAATTGTCAGAAACCGGGACAACTTTCTGGCGAACAGACTCCTGATGGTATTCGGTTGGAGTGGAGTGCGCCTTCTTTGGGCGAAGCTGTACATTTGAAATGGCACAGTGGAACCGCTTATGGCTCAGCTGGTATGCCTAGTGGCGGGAGCTATTTTGCAGGAGTTCAATGGTCAGGTGAAGAGTTGCAAGCTTATGGCCATATGGCACTTTCAGAGGTTGAAGTATATATCAATCAGGTGCCGGATGCTTTGTTTTTACTGGTATATGAGGGGAGCAGTCTTGTTTATCAGCAGTATGTACCGGAGTTGAGACAACGTAGTTTCAATACAATAGTTCTGGATCGTCCTATTCCAGTGAATACGGCTAAATCTTTGAGAGTAGTTGTTTATGTAGAGCATAATGAGATCACCGTACCTTTAGGATATGATGAAGGGCCTGCCAGAATTGGAAAGGGCGATCTTTATTCTTCCGATGGTGTAAGCTGGGAGACTCTAAGTAATAATGATATTAACGGCAACTGGAATATTACAATTGGTCTTCGTGCGTATGCACAGACTCCTGCGCGTATACCGGAATTTATAGACGGAAAAGCATTTGTTCCGAAGGCTGCTACGGGTGAAAGTTTGCAGAGTATTCCTCTGTCTGGGGTAACCACTTCTGTTGTCAACACCTTCGAGGGCTATAATCTTTATTGTAACAGTGAACTTGTGAATGGGGAACCGTTGCATGCCACTTTTTATTTAGATAAGAAAGTTTATGACGGGAAATATCTTGAATATCAAGTAGCTGCTATTTATTCTGCCTGTGGTGAAGTAACTTCCAATACCGTACGTCTGTTATCGACTGGTATTG encodes:
- a CDS encoding M6 family metalloprotease domain-containing protein; translated protein: MRKNKYFFILLLCFLLCQAQNAFAIKANPRPVTIEQPDGTILTVRLYGDENFHYVTTIDGYLISRDRDGYFKYIDTGKAGNLRTISKQIVHNFDKRESGETHFVNTLTPLVKLKDALLQSPRGSRKAPAQILGKDIINPVLRTRAGEAAESQYLVILVNFKDKAFSFESTDFDKWLNEKNYSVDGGTGSVKDYYRDNSMGKFIPNFSVVGPYTLEHEQIYYAGNDKETGEDVNPRGMVVEACQMAKADNPNMDFSKYDNDKDGYMDNVYVIYAGYSEASTGNGDDMWPHSWTLRDEAVIIDGITINNYSCSAELVGASGTKMDGIGTFTHEFGHILGLKDMYDTDEYLNGYGIDPGDYSLYASGSYNNDSRTPPCLMAFERMQMGWCEPVELNAPEDVALSSIADNVARYINAQPGRAEGTGHEWFILENRQNKGWDTYLPAHGLLIYHYDYTQEMVEKYWSVNGPNNNATHRCMYIKAADGIDDTNTRNGDTYPGRSGNTEFTDTSVPNALNWKGEKTNTPITNILEKEGIVYFQVKGGVENWAVIRTEVPEDIRDTSVKVTATLKNKTQDITEMGFCWALKEEPTIQGTHQRVEVADQINYTITGLQPGSIYNVRAYMLQADGTVVYGAAIPFTTECKVAVAPYIGDFTSWTNGEPDCWKVIDNNGDGTTWIFDESSGGIVYQFDYWNNADDWLISTRMLVPENGSLYFMRGVTESTTLEKLDVYISTHSRELKDFHLLKHFSFADRFGEMVPEEIDLSEYVGKEVYIAFVCRSEKLQNNLWLWQIYLTSRLGTPTITKFEKAGEGTLNVEWTSVSDAKKYFLEFSEVTDEVYTTSVFVPITYFTRLEGQVEANTGSLNFTGSGIAETRNFADGITNCLFIITSSGPTGTTVFNVEGTLDGTTWEQIGPTQRISEFNSEGIEMILTDYMKGKKYLKVRFNCQYGGRNIRLKYLTLEYNDGKVWNQLAAGAVNGTSIPIEETTPGEFTAGKTYVVQVYAGDGMLFYGGSDPVYLTTSTGIEDAMHESDVRFTTNGSVIYAKGLNAGDRIICTTTSGLILYDAVANGTEQSFPVNGYEGIVMIRLIKQEGSSTTKLIIK
- a CDS encoding choice-of-anchor J domain-containing protein, which gives rise to MKYIKYLLPIVAVGCFLAYAANEPENLKILPKHPATPPVEQGAPAPTPIQLAGAEDGIPYGLHTVSVDEKAVTIQWNNPEPMDGYFDDFEGHSDFVINSPGSIGWDYLDQDNANTYTWSAASFPNQGQKMAFIIMNPSQTAPSTSDWPNIQPFSGKKMLVAFCATTQNNDYIISPELKFSKDFQISFQAKTYSDRDGLERVRVGYSTTGKRPSDFTYVTKLPYEEVPVEWTLMQYTIPKNAKYVMINCVSDDAFMLLIDDIFIGTNKIRPKVKSEDKQLIGFNIYRNGEKVNQMPIEQIIYTDNVPEFGDYRYAVSCVYSDNSESEHSELLDVKVPDTRLLPFEDDFSNWTLDPDKWSTPVDEEGNDNNWKIDYFTYGLVDPAATYAYSRLQNYSQSLITRELRTVDPDNTFLRFELRLLNYRSIDGDTLSVELSVDNKNWKRVKYFCNEEGTFTWRAEQFDLKDYLEGREMFRIRFRAHGDEAFYLDYWYVDDIKIWNPQWTTAQMTVKQSGATVSGCLVTLTADHGAIIQAMTSANGVINFPKIEKGKYEVVISKDGYNAYKETWEVQNDTDNRFTATLTRPDLKVDNADLSVELKAEQTTTRSITLKNDGDGQVKWNLAPLYEANSGSIEHRWDVQHSFNASSDLQSSIAFDGENFYTASWFYLGKYFKYDKEGNFIEEFSISGMYYKLYDLAFDGQYFYGSDGTNTLFQLDLRNKRLIKEIVISDQTDLEITHCSYDSRNDQFWVGGYNSIGRVDREGNIKVSFRNISTEMEVSSSGSAFDNITPGGPYLWFSSQETSGHNSMDMTQIIQYNINTRKIVSTHSTMDIPGYKVGNYVTGPNYLTGMEATTSFKDGTLTLLGVLQQSPSRIFAYNLCDVNSWLSYTPKSGTLEAGEEQKLTVAIDARNGEVGQSYTSDLSLYSVPDIGIKKLSVKYTVTEASETPRPIRLSATGEGNTDVKLTWEKGSTNKQPVGFYIYRNGKRVNESVINATEYLDRNLLHGNYKYTVTAVYANNKESVHSDEAIVTIKFGAPYYSPTGLTSSVKQNRQVFLSWQLPDEKTKTPVDLRWDSGTNEESFGIGEGGYFWAGTLWEYEDLIAYRGMSLDEVSVFIKERCLALSLKLYKDDDCILTQQIKSSDIRYGEYNMVKLNEPVHIEAGYSYKVTFLVMHEAGMHPIGMDASASVDGKGNIISMDGKEWYPANYEGIDGNFNISIHLSPSNGSTDLIPAGYNVYRNGAKINSSVVKERTFSDEVRQAGIYAYQVSTLYENGGESGLSDIAEAEIIEIGMPHAPSLLKADVELNRTIRLRWNFPLATESSFPIDLTRIPVTCQENYPEFVHMFRGHFPSEMAVASDGEYIYTSLFKAKGTINKYSLNGDFIESFDVNNQLNGIRNLAFDGTDFYVSDCNSFIYKVDMENKVLSDTLSISEIARHLTYIPDLDEGRGGFEVGDWETGIYVNKKGAKLGGANVYKGAAGTAYYNGVLYAFEQGYENPYSICMYDYRTGTQTGRIDLADYLEIKPELGASAGGMSVITTKEGLHLLGLALQEPSNTRFIFLDLDGVKGVEGYNIYCNGEKLNDSPLKFRYFEEVRSTAGEYTYEVETVYIDGTTSAKSRQATIEIIEAGNCDAPIQLKVQQSTYPYNVILSFVDPAITTASMYESAESGTVGSPFSSSGWQNVEDTWLVTGDDAYEGNKALTADNRRTAWLILPVSGFDDNFVFSLVARSKDDHHGNGTLQILSSAHGDRLDDFIQVAAITTNEEWKQFSYPFSAETKYIVIRQHADAIPSMIDAISLNENAIDAIYGYDIYRDGEKVNDEAVSGISYTDHNLLPGEYTYQVKAHYRTSCISDFSDKAVIDVKYSNNCQKPGQLSGEQTPDGIRLEWSAPSLGEAVHLKWHSGTAYGSAGMPSGGSYFAGVQWSGEELQAYGHMALSEVEVYINQVPDALFLLVYEGSSLVYQQYVPELRQRSFNTIVLDRPIPVNTAKSLRVVVYVEHNEITVPLGYDEGPARIGKGDLYSSDGVSWETLSNNDINGNWNITIGLRAYAQTPARIPEFIDGKAFVPKAATGESLQSIPLSGVTTSVVNTFEGYNLYCNSELVNGEPLHATFYLDKKVYDGKYLEYQVAAIYSACGEVTSNTVRLLSTGIEEYAVEGEIRFHTKDSYLIIEGVQAKMEVCLIDTHGRIVFLGITDDEETYRINIAAIPTGIYLVKVDSVVGKVVITK